From Osmerus mordax isolate fOsmMor3 chromosome 8, fOsmMor3.pri, whole genome shotgun sequence, a single genomic window includes:
- the myh6 gene encoding myosin-6: protein MGDALMAEFGKAAAFLRKSDKERLESQTRAFDIKIECFVVDDKVEYVKGQIVSKEGGKTTVKKEDGTTVTVKESDVHPQNPPKFDKIEDMAMFTFLHEPAVLFNLKERYAAWMIYTYSGLFCVTVNPYKWLPVYDTEVVVAYRGKKRTEAPPHIFSISDNAYQYMLTDRENQSVLITGESGAGKTVNTKRVIQYLASIAAVPGAKRDPSKGTLEDQIIQANPALEAFGNAKTLRNDNSSRFGKFIRIHFGTSGKLSSADIETYLLEKSRVTFQLKSERNYHIFFQILSNKKPELLDMLLITNNPYDYSYISQGEVTVASINDADELMATDSAFDILGFTQEEKMGVYKLTGAIMHYGNMKFKQKQREEQAEPDGTEAADKSAYLMGLNSADLVKGLCHPRVKVGNEYVTKGQGVDQVYYSLGALAKSVYEKMFNWMVVRINHSLDTKQHRQQFIGVLDIAGFEIFDFNTFEQLCINFTNERLQQFFNHHMFVLEQEEYKKEGIDWEFIDFGMDLQACIDLIEKPLGIMSILEEECMFPKASDQTFKAKLYDNHLGKNRMFEKPRAAKGKAEAHFALVHYAGTVDYNITNWLVKNKDPLNETVVGLFQKSSVKLLSLLFSSYAAEAGADKGKGAKKKGSSFQTVSALHRENLNKLMNTLKTTHPHFVRCLIPNESKTPGIMDNCLVMHQLRCNGVLEGIRICRKGFPNRVLYGDFKQRYRILNASAIPEGQFIDCKKSAEKLLGSLDIDHTQYRFGHTKVFFKAGLLGTLEEMRDEQLSRIITMIQANSRALLMRAEYQKLVERRDALMVIQWNLRSFLGVKNWPWMKLFFKIKPLLKSAESEKEMANIKDEFGKLKEALEKSEARRKELEEKMVTILQEKNDLLLEVQSEQDTLTDAEERCEQLIKSKIQLEGKVKEMTERMEDEEEMTADLTAKKRKLEDECSELKKDIDDLELTLAKVEKEKHATENKVKNLTEEMASQDENLMKMTKEKRALQEAHQQALDDLQSEEDKANTLTKAKAKLEQQVDDLEGSLEQEKKIRMELERSKRKLEGDLKLTQENVMDLENDKQQLEEKLKKKDFEVSQMNGKIEDEQVSGVQLQKKLKENQARLEELEEELDAERAARAKVEKQRSDLSRELEDISERLEEAGGATSAQVELNKKRDAEFHKLRRDLEESTLQHEATAASLRKKHADSVAELGEQLDNLQRVKQKLEKEKSEFKLELDDMSSNMESVVKAKANMEKMCRSMEDNMNEYKCKYEETQRSLNDFSTQRAKLLTENGELGRQLEEKECLISQLTRGKSSNTQQLEDLRRQLEEEVKAKNALAHAVQSSRHDCDLLREQFEEEQEAKAELQRALSKANTEVSTWRAKYETDGIQRTEELEEAKKKLVQRLQEAEEAVEVVNAKSSSLEKTKHRLQNEIEDLMLDLERSNAASAALDKKQRAFDKVMAEWKQKFEESQCELEASQKEARSLSTELFKLKNAYEESLDHLETTKRENKNLQEEISDLTDQLGEGGKSAHELEKLRKQLEQEKAELQSALEEAEGSLEHEESKILRAQMESNQVKADLERKVAEKDEEMDQAKKNYQRMIESLQSSLESETRSRNEAMRVKKKMEGDLNEMEIQLSQSNRQAADAQKQLKSFQSYLKDTQLQLDDVMHCNDDLKENIALLERRHNLTQAELEEVRAVLEQTERGRKLAEQELTDATERMQLLHSQNTSLINQKKKQEADLLHLQSEVEEAIQENRNAEEKAKKAITDAAMMAEELKKEQDTSAHLERMKKNMEQTIKDLQHRLDEAEQIAMKGGKKQVQKLEGRIRELENELEAEQKRGGESFKGVRKYERRIKELTYQTEEDRKNMARLQDLIDKLQLKVKSYKRSTEEAEELANTNMAKIRKIQHELEEAEERADIAESQVNKLKAKTRDGPGKKGLDE from the coding sequence ATGGGTGATGCTCTCATGGCTGAGTTTGGGAAGGCGGCTGCTTTCCTGAGAAAGTCAGACAAAGAGCGACTTGAATCCCAGACCAGGGCCTTTGATATCAAGATAGAGTGCTTTGTCGTTGATGACAAGGTGGAATATGTCAAAGGGCAGATCGTCAGCAAGGAGGGCGGTAAAACTACAGTGAAGAAAGAAGACGGGACAACTGTGACAGTCAAGGAATCCGACGTCCATCCCCAGAACCCACCGAAATTCGATAAAATCGAAGACATGGCCATGTTCACCTTCCTCCATGAGCCTGCTGTGCTGTTTAACCTCAAAGAGCGTTATGCTGCATGGATGATCTACACCTATTCTGGGCTCTTCTGTGTGACGGTGAACCCCTACAAGTGGCTCCCTGTCTATGACACGGAGGTGGTGGTTGCGTACAGAGGTAAGAAGAGAACGGAGGCTCCACCTCACATATTCTCCATCTCTGATAATGCCTACCAGTACATGCTCACTGACAGGGAGAACCAGTCTGTTCTTATCACCGGAGAATCCGGCGCTGGAAAGACCGTCAACACCAAGAGAGTTATTCAGTACTTGGCCAGCATTGCAGCAGTTCCTGGAGCCAAGAGAGATCCCAGCAAGGGAACCTTGGAGGATCAAATCATCCAGGCTAACCCTGCCTTGGAGGCTTTTGGTAATGCCAAAACTTTGAGGAATGACAACTCGTCACGCTTCGGAAAATTCATCCGGATTCACTTCGGAACCAGTGGCAAGCTGTCCTCAGCTGACATAGAGACTTATCTTCTGGAAAAGTCACGTGTCACCTTCCAACTCAAGTCAGAAAGGAATTACCATATCTTCTTTCAGATCTTGTCCAATAAAAAGCCAGAGCTGTTGGACATGCTTCTGATTACCAACAACCCATATGACTACTCGTACATCTCCCAAGGAGAGGTAACAGTAGCATCTATCAATGATGCTGATGAATTGATGGCCACTGACAGTGCCTTTGATATCCTTGGCTTTACTCAAGAGGAGAAAATGGGGGTCTACAAGTTGACAGGAGCTATCATGCATTATGGCAACATGAAGTTCAAGCAAAAGCAGCGTGAGGAGCAGGCAGAGCCTGACGGCACTGAGGCGGCTGACAAGTCAGCTTACCTAATGGGGCTGAACTCTGCAGATCTTGTGAAAGGACTCTGCCATCCCAGGGTAAAGGTTGGCAATGAGTATGTCACCAAAGGGCAGGGTGTAGATCAAGTCTACTATTCTCTTGGTGCATTGGCTAAGTCAGTGTATGAGAAGATGTTTAACTGGATGGTGGTGAGAATAAACCACTCCCTTGACACAAAACAGCATCGCCAGCAATTCATTGGAGTGCTGGATATTGCTGGATTCGAGATCTTTGACTTCAACACCTTTGAGCAGCTCTGCATCAACTTCACAAATGAGAGACTGCAACAGTTTTTCAATCATCACATGTTTGTTCTGGAGCAAGAGGAATACAAGAAGGAGGGGATTGATTGGGAGTTCATTGACTTTGGGATGGATCTGCAAGCTTGCATTGATCTCATTGAAAAGCCACTTGGTATCATGTCCATTCTGGAGGAAGAGTGCATGTTTCCCAAGGCCAGCGACCAGACCTTCAAGGCTAAGCTCTATGATAATCATTTGGGCAAGAACAGAATGTTTGAGAAACCACGTGCAGCAAAAGGGAAAGCAGAGGCGCACTTCGCCCTGGTCCACTATGCTGGCACTGTTGATTACAACATAACCAACTGGCTGGTGAAGAACAAGGATCCACTGAATGAAACAGTGGTTGGGCTTTTCCAAAAATCTTCCGTAAAGCTTTTAAGCCTGCTCTTCTCTAGCTACGCAGCTGAAGCGGGGGCTGACAAAGGCAAAGGGGCCAAAAAGAAGGGATCCTCCTTCCAGACAGTGTCTGCGCTGCACAGGGAAAATCTGAACAAGCTGATGAACACTCTGAAGACCACTCATCCACACTTTGTGCGTTGTTTGATCCCAAATGAGAGTAAAACACCAGGCATCATGGACAACTGCTTGGTGATGCACCAGCTTCGCTGTAATGGTGTGCTGGAGGGTATTCGAATTTGTAGAAAGGGCTTCCCAAATCGAGTCCTGTATGGCGATTTCAAACAGAGATACAGAATCTTGAATGCATCTGCCATTCCTGAGGGCCAGTTCATCGACTGTAAAAAGAGTGCTGAAAAGCTGCTGGGATCATTGGATATTGACCACACCCAGTACAGGTTTGGCCACACCAAGGTCTTCTTCAAAGCAGGTCTTCTGGGTACACTTGAGGAGATGCGAGATGAGCAACTCTCTCGCATCATCACTATGATCCAGGCTAACTCCAGGGCTCTGCTAATGAGGGCAGAGTACCAAAAGCTTGTGGAGCGCAGGGATGCCCTAATGGTCATCCAGTGGAATCTTCGTTCCTTCTTGGGGGTTAAGAACTGGCCCTGGATGAAGTTATTCTTCAAGATTAAACCACTGCTGAAGAGTGCTGAATCTGAGAAAGAGATGGCAAACATAAAGGATGAGTTTGGAAAACTTAAAGAGGCACTGGAAAAATCTGAAGCGAGACGGAAGGAGCTAGAGGAAAAAATGGTGACGATTCTCCAAGAGAAGAATGACCTGCTCCTAGAAGTCCAGTCCGAACAGGATACCTTAACAGATGCTGAAGAGCGCTGTGAACAACTTATTAAGAGTAAGATACAACTGGAGGGCAAAGTGAAAGAGATGACAGAACGAATGGAAGACGAAGAGGAAATGACTGCAGACCTCACAGCCAAGAAACGTAAGCTAGAGGATGAGTGCTCAGAGTTGAAGAAAGATATAGATGACCTTGAGCTAACATTAGCCaaagtggagaaagagaaacatgcCACGGAGAACAAGGTCAAAAACCTCACCGAAGAGATGGCATCTCAAGATGAAAACTTAATGAAGATGACGAAAGAGAAGAGAGCATTACAGGAGGCTCATCAGCAGGCACTCGATGACCTTCAAAGTGAAGAGGACAAAGCCAACACTTTGACCAAAGCAAAAGCTAAGCTTGAGCAACAGGTAGATGATCTGGAAGGTTCTCTGGAACAGGAAAAGAAAATCAGAATGGAACTGGAGCGCTCAAAGAGGAAGCTTGAGGGAGACCTGAAACTAACCCAAGAGAATGTGATGGATTTAGAGAATGACAAACAGCAACTGGAAGAAAAACTCAAAAAGAAAGACTTTGAAGTCAGTCAGATGAATGGAAAGATTGAGGATGAGCAAGTGTCAGGTGTTCAACTCCAAAAAAAGCTGAAGGAAAACCAAGCACGTTTAGAGGAGCTTGAGGAGGAGTTGGATGCTGAGCGGGCAGCCCGAGCCAAAGTGGAGAAGCAAAGGTCTGATCTCTCCCGAGAACTAGAGGACATCAGTGAGCGTCtggaagaggcagggggagcCACCTCTGCTCAGGTAGAGCTCAACAAGAAAAGGGACGCTGAATTTCACAAGCTTCGCAGGGACTTGGAGGAGTCCACTCTGCAGCATGAGGCCACTGCTGCATCCTTGAGGAAGAAGCATGCTGACAGCGTGGCTGAATTGGGTGAGCAACTCGACAATCTCCAGCGTGTCAAGCAGAAGCttgagaaagagaagagtgaaTTCAAGCTGGAGTTGGATGACATGTCATCAAACATGGAGAGTGTGGTGAAAGCAAAAGCCAACATGGAGAAGATGTGCCGTTCAATGGAAGACAACATGAATGAGTACAAGTGCAAGTATGAGGAGACTCAAAGATCCCTCAATGACTTCTCGACACAGAGGGCCAAGCTCCTTACAGAAAATGGAGAACTTGGACGCCAACTGGAGGAAAAGGAATGCCTGATCTCTCAACTCACCAGGGGGAAAAGTTCCAACACCCAACAACTAGAGGACCTGCGCAGACAACTAGAAGAGGAGGTCAAAGCAAAGAATGCACTTGCCCATGCTGTGCAGTCTTCTCGCCATGACTGTGATCTGCTCAGAGAGCAGTTTGAGGAGGAACAAGAAGCAAAGGCAGAACTCCAAAGGGCACTGTCCAAGGCAAACACAGAAGTATCCACATGGAGGGCAAAGTATGAGACTGATGGAATTCAGAGAACTGAAGAGCTGGAAGAGGCTAAAAAGAAACTGGTTCAAAGGCTGcaagaggcagaggaggcagtTGAGGTTGTGAATGCAAAGTCTTCCTCCCTTGAAAAGACCAAGCATCGCCTCCAAAATGAGATTGAGGACCTGATGTTGGACCTTGAGAGATCTAATGCAGCATCTGCAGCCCTGGACAAGAAACAGAGAGCCTTTGATAAAGTCATGGCTGAATGGAAGCAGAAGTTTGAAGAATCACAGTGTGAACTTGAGGCCTCACAAAAGGAGGCTCGATCTCTAAGCACAGAACTCTTCAAACTGAAGAATGCTTATGAGGAATCGCTGGACCATCTTGAGAcaacaaaaagagaaaacaagaaCCTCCAAGAGGAGATCTCTGATCTCACCGACCAGCTTGGAGAAGGGGGGAAAAGTGCCCATGAGTTGGAGAAGTTGCGGAAACAGCTAGAACAAGAGAAGGCAGAGCTCCAGTCAGctctggaggaggcagagggctcACTGGAACATGAGGAGAGCAAGATCCTTCGGGCTCAGATGGAATCCAACCAAGTTAAGGCAGATCTTGAACGAAAGGTGGCTGAGAAGGATGAGGAAATGGATCAGGCCAAGAAAAACTATCAACGGATGATAGAGTCCCTGCAGAGCTCTCTCGAGTCTGAGACCAGAAGCCGTAATGAGGCCATGAGAGTCAAGAAAAAGATGGAAGGGGATCTCAATGAAATGGAGATTCAGCTTAGCCAATCCAACCGACAGGCGGCTGATGCACAAAAGCAGCTCAAGAGCTTCCAGTCCTATTTGAAGGACACTCAGCTGCAGCTGGATGATGTCATGCATTGCAATGATGACCTTAAGGAGAATATAGCTCTATTGGAGCGCAGACACAACCTGACACAGGCAGAGCTGGAGGAAGTGCGGGCCGTTCTCGAGCAGACAGAACGTGGGCGCAAGTTGGCTGAGCAGGAACTAACTGATGCCACAGAGCGCATGCAACTCCTGCACTCCCAGAATACCAGCCTCATAAACCAGAAGAAGAAGCAGGAGGccgatcttctccacctgcagaGTGAGGTTGAGGAGGCCATTCAGGAGAACCGCAATGCTGAGGAGAAAGCGAAGAAGGCCATCACTGATGCTGCCATGATGGCTGAGGAACTGAAGAAGGAGCAGGATACCAGCGCCCATCTGGAACGCATGAAGAAGAACATGGAGCAAACGATCAAAGACCTTCAGCATCGGCTGGATGAGGCAGAGCAGATTGCCATGAAAGGTGGTAAAAAGCAGGTTCAGAAGCTTGAAGGTCGCATCAGAGAGCTGGAGAATGAGCTGGAGGCAGAGCAGAAAAGGGGCGGAGAGTCCTTCAAGGGGGTGCGCAAGTATGAGCGACGCATCAAGGAGCTTACCTACCAGACAGAGGAGGACCGCAAGAACATGGCTCGTCTCCAGGACCTGATTGACAAGCTGCAGCTGAAGGTTAAGTCCTACAAGCGCTCCACTGAAgaggctgaggagctggccaacACCAACATGGCCAAGATCCGGAAAATTCAGCATGAGCTTGAAGAGGCTGAAGAGCGAGCAGATATTGCTGAATCCCAAGTAAACAAGCTGAAGGCCAAGACCAGGGATGGGCCTGGCAAAAAGGGCCTTGATGAGTGA